The nucleotide sequence AATGTAGCCAACAGACAGCACATGTGAAAAACTAAGAACTTTGCTGCTGCTTTTCAAAATCCCAGGGGTAAAAGCTTGAAGTGTTTGGATCAGAGCCAAATAACATTTCTGTTACACTTTGCTGTACAGAATCAGAGGAACCTGAGGACACCATTTTACTGAGCTCAGAACAAAAATAGTCAATATCAGCAAGGTCAGACATTTTGGAAACATTGACAGTGTGATTTTTAACATCTTCAGCTGGTTTGGATACAGAGAAGTCGACAGCGGTTGCAATACACATCTCAGGGTTGGCTTCAGAGGTTTTCCACACAGACTTTGAATAAGCGTTTGATGCCATTAAGATAGGTTTGGTTTCTCCACAAGATGGAGATTTGTCTCTGCTTAATTCAGGCCttacatttctttcattacTTTCATCATTACTGCTTCCTCTGTTATGTGGAAGAGGACCGAAGGAGTAATCATCAGGTTCGGAGCCACTGTGATCATCACTCAGCACCTCACAGGATACAATATTGAAGAAAGTCATCGCCTTCTCATCAGAATGGCTCAAATCTATGTAATCTTGCTGAGGACTGAAGGATTGACAGTAACTCATCACATAATCTGACTCGTAGTTTTCAATTTCAGAGTCAAATATTCCTGTGTCAATAGATTTTGGACTAAACGGATCAGCATTGTGGAATTCACAGTTGCTCTCTTTGCTTGTTTCCAAACATGGGTCTTGAAGAGCAAAACTATATCTGCGTGTGTCAACAGGGTCTTGATGAACAGCTGTGGGCGTATCGACCTCATGGAACCCAGAATCAAGTCTCGAAGCATCATGACAGTTTATGGCGTTCATTTCTTCAAATTCAGATTCACAGTCAGCTGACTCAGTGGATATGGGACTAAATGGGTCAAAATAGTGGAGCTCAGATTTGCTGACGGTCAACCTTTCACAGCAATGGGAGTCAAGCTGTGCTGAATGACTGGACTCAAGGTTCTCACGAGCACAAAGCTGGTCAGCAGATGCAAAGAGGTCTTGAAGTGTAGATTTTAAAGGTGAACCACATTCCGTATCCTCGACCGATGAATCAAGAATGTGTATCGCTGGATTTGGATCATTAGCCTCTGAATGAATCAAGCTTTCGCAAGCATTTGGATCCTCAAGCGTAAGAATATGTAAACTCCCACATGGTTCACTGTCATTAGCACAAAGACTGTCAGTCGCAATCTCCGTCTCTACTTGGTTGGTGTTTTCAGGCTCAGTGGCACAACATTTAAATTGATCTGTGTCATTGAATTCAGGGCTCAAAGAATTTTCATTCCAAATCATCTGATTCGCACATTTCTTTTCATCCTTGTCCTCTGGACAAACTGGATTGGGATTATGTAACTCAGGGCTACCAGGGTCTAATCGGACTGTGAAAAAGAACATATCTCCATATTTGTAGTCATATGCATCTAAAGCAGAGCAATGGTCAGAGGTTTCACTCTTTATACCATGTGATACTTCACATGAGCCATCTGGATTATTAAGATCCTTCTCACCATTTTCAAGTTCAGAATGACAGCAATCAGCACTTTTTTCAACAGTGATCATACACGGACATCCAAAAGTCTTGTCAGTGTCTCTTGTGTCTGGATGTGGATCAGGGTCACATGGACTAAGAGGAAAGTCAGTATAGGAGCCTGCGATGATCTTCTGCAGACCACACAGAGATCCCGACTGGATCCTGTCCTCCTCCTCTTCAACTGCAGCAAATGTACTGTAGTCAGCCTCAAAGGAATCAAACTCTGAAGAACTGTGACTGTAGACACGCTCTTTATCATGCGCTGTGCTAACAGTTTCAACTGACGGATTTGCTTGCACTGCATCATGAGTTTGACCCgggcttgtgtttgtttcaacCTCAGGACAGGTATTACTGCGAGACCTCAGACTTTTACTTTCAGTGGGCACGGACACATGGCGAACAAGCCTTTCAGGGGAACATCGGGACTGAGCATCTAGTGGTAGGTTGATAGGAGTGTTGAAGGTACCATAGTCTCTGTCTTTACCAACGGACTGGAGAGGGCAGTGCACAGTTTCGGGAAGACTCTGTTCTGCAGTGATGAAGCTATCCTGACAGCACTTTACCTCTGGCATGTCAACAAAGAGCGTGTCGGAGGCAAAAGGATCTGTGCCTTTAAATGGGTCCCTTGGTAAATGTTctgtgaaaagtaaaaaaacttcaAATTTGTTCTGACTGACTCGCACCAGATTTCACTAAATGCttttccttttgtttcagtgctcactttttcagtttattatttgttaCATGTTTCCTCAATTCCATTTTTACAATCTGatgattaaaatgattaagagaccattccagatcttaatttaatcagcatttctaaatgtattgtggccattacagtccaataaaatcaaacctcaggagttaCGAAGTCATCTGAAAACaatttgaaagactgacagaatcaTAAATCCAggttattacatatttttttcctaaaaacatGCACGATATGACTGGTGTGTTGATAAATGTAAACAGCTGCATGATAAATGAAGAGACCAAAGTTATCCAAAATtatgtttaggtttatttaCTATTTCTTGGTATGTCTTAAACTTAAATTATCCCTTTTATTCACTTTCActtatttcattctgtaaactagtAAACAAAACTGGTCTGACTTACAAAAAAGTTGCCATTTtcttattcatgtttaaacaacacaattctattgtatttttgtgtcaTGAATCTGACAggaagaacccagatgcagatAGCAGGTAACAACAAAGACTTTAATAAGACAAAAACCGTGGATGGGGGAAAAcagcaaataataaaacactcaaagcAAAACACTTCCCACGAGAGGCCAAAACCAATGAaatcaaacaacaagaataattAGTTCCCTCCACAGATGGGCAAGACAGGAACAGTGTAAACGTACACAAGACTCTGTTAAATGGGGAAAACTAACAGGGGAATAATGACACTGGGCTGGTGAGGAGAATGAAAGCTAAGTGCAAGACTACGGGAAACAATGGCTGCATCCATATACCCCCACTTGCAGTCTTGGCCACTTAAACGTGACAGGAAGGAAGAGCGCAAGTctgtccaatgtcttaaaaacgAGGAAGTGCAGTGCCCTTAACACACACCAAACCCACACTATCTTAAATACCCCGATGTTGCGGTATTCAGGGCTAAGTGTTCATGTCCCGCAAGATGTTGGGGAAAGCTTTTCAGTGCAAGTTCAAGTGCAACTACTTTTAaggttatttctttatttattctatgtttggctaacatgtgtttttcttttgttttggcTTTTTTGGGTACACCTGCGTTGATACAAATAAAGCgctataaaataaatcagatttgACTCTATAACTATACTACATGCCCACTTGGGATCTTCACGGCAACTAGAACACttgggccaaaaacaggaaatacgtcatgaaagtagtcgagttgtcaagtgcaaagaccgcaagtgggggtatttggacgcagcctaaCACTGGAGGGGTGAAgggaatgaaacactaagggaaatAAGGGGGCTGTGATGGCCAGGATTTATGCCACACATGATTTTTATGCCAAACAAGATGCTTATATTTTCATCATGCATTGATCAATAAAAGAAGACTTTACTgtattggtttgttttaatatctTTCTTAGTCATTGTACTGAGTCAGTCCACAGGCTTAGTTGTTTGGCTTtaagttaaaaacattaaaaccagCTAAAAATAgtaatgttaaaaacataatcaaagatTGAACTTATAATAACTCtaagattttaattaaaaacttttaaacatttggTATCTGTATTGTAGTAGCAGACCACCCTTGTGACAAAGTTTAACTGTTTTATAGGAATTCTAAAGGAAGTGAGAATGTATCATTCTCAATGTTTAAGAGGGGACATAGGAAAATGTAATGTCCTgattattgtgatttttgtaatataattatttttgcattaacTAAAAGTTTATCCATGGCTCtaaatttagttaaatatgACATGTTCCTTCCAGGGTTTGTGTTGTTAGTGTTTTGAGAGATTGTatggttttgtttcttttcttttgtttaagtGGTGCTGGCCACCAGTGTATTTAGTATATGTCTAGTCTTTAGGTAGGTAAAGTGTCCAGGACAGCTGGTGCTGTTTTTTGGTCCTCTGTCAATTGAGAGACTCTAGCACGATTATAACTTGGAATGCTTTCTTTTTCCTGGAATTAATTCTGAATGGAAAACTacttatctttttttttgttcctCTGATGAGGCTTAATCACTACATTTCTTGTTTTAGCAAGATCCAATAAAGACTGTCACAAACTGAAAACCACTTTGCCCTGTTTGTGGCTATTGACTATTTGGTTGTGATTTGCTGATGCACATGGTAGGTCCATCACAGGGGCTGTGACAAGACACGTGACAGAATAGCACATGGTGTAGAGATGACAAAGCCCACGTGCTTCCACACGAAACACAACAAGCTCAAAATACTCAATAAGGTACTGTCATGACCCTGTCCACAGAACTAGAAAACTCCTGACAAGAAAGAAAGGATCATGACAGTTTTGGACCTGTTCCACACATTGTTGTTGGGGACTTTATATCACCCCTGAGACATACTGGACTGGAATTGACACAATACACACAGAAATGCTGGAGTgctgtctttattttttgtggctgtatatatatacactaccggtcaaaGGTTTTAGAACAAATGTTTCTCATATCTTAAGGTTTTGATCTAAAGTGAAtccttaaatgtctgaaatgagtTTCATAGTCAAAATctaaatgtcattaaaaactaaacattaataaaaacactgcaGCATTTCAAAGTTACCAACCTGTCACATCAGACTTTTGAAAATGGTCATCTCCAAAAACATCCCCTGAGAAGAATGAAAATCAAACATGTTAAGTCCTCATGCGATCCAAACACAATCTTGCGGTCATAGCTGCAGGCTCACCATCAGTGAAGGGATTTGGACGAAAGAAATCAAACTG is from Triplophysa dalaica isolate WHDGS20190420 chromosome 3, ASM1584641v1, whole genome shotgun sequence and encodes:
- the si:ch73-140j24.4 gene encoding uncharacterized protein si:ch73-140j24.4 isoform X3, which codes for MENLEKQERKVLQSLQEEQQELEQTIQQYDVKLRAVSESVLQLQMEVDCAKAHSENIHERIAPLQDSFDEILQVKMKLDELVAGFMTDERSVTEIPEEATCENVENDFDRVHQEEIRSEQEIEEVKLERSVDTQCSADNLKSSGSSSFTEITLTEVKEEDVMFRSATSQLESFDMEEEDFEMVQHSQTTNRQFDFFRPNPFTDGDVFGDDHFQKSDVTEHLPRDPFKGTDPFASDTLFVDMPEVKCCQDSFITAEQSLPETVHCPLQSVGKDRDYGTFNTPINLPLDAQSRCSPERLVRHVSVPTESKSLRSRSNTCPEVETNTSPGQTHDAVQANPSVETVSTAHDKERVYSHSSSEFDSFEADYSTFAAVEEEEDRIQSGSLCGLQKIIAGSYTDFPLSPCDPDPHPDTRDTDKTFGCPCMITVEKSADCCHSELENGEKDLNNPDGSCEVSHGIKSETSDHCSALDAYDYKYGDMFFFTVRLDPGSPELHNPNPVCPEDKDEKKCANQMIWNENSLSPEFNDTDQFKCCATEPENTNQVETEIATDSLCANDSEPCGSLHILTLEDPNACESLIHSEANDPNPAIHILDSSVEDTECGSPLKSTLQDLFASADQLCARENLESSHSAQLDSHCCERLTVSKSELHYFDPFSPISTESADCESEFEEMNAINCHDASRLDSGFHEVDTPTAVHQDPVDTRRYSFALQDPCLETSKESNCEFHNADPFSPKSIDTGIFDSEIENYESDYVMSYCQSFSPQQDYIDLSHSDEKAMTFFNIVSCEVLSDDHSGSEPDDYSFGPLPHNRGSSNDESNERNVRPELSRDKSPSCGETKPILMASNAYSKSVWKTSEANPEMCIATAVDFSVSKPAEDVKNHTVNVSKMSDLADIDYFCSELSKMVSSGSSDSVQQSVTEMLFGSDPNTSSFYPWDFEKQQQSS
- the si:ch73-140j24.4 gene encoding uncharacterized protein si:ch73-140j24.4 isoform X2: MMRFIVDCLRPARTRAAAAQRDSLELQAQVKDSSDNIEIKELKDAVQTEEETLQRVKTLCCETQEDVERLEEKKTQLSDQLKIMENLEKQERKVLQSLQEEQQELEQTIQQYDVKLRAVSESVLQLQMEVDCAKAHSENIHERIAPLQDSFDEILQVKMKLDELVAGFMTDERSVTEIPEEATCENVENDFDRVHQEEIRSEQEIEEVKLERSVDTQCSADNLLESFDMEEEDFEMVQHSQTTNRQFDFFRPNPFTDGDVFGDDHFQKSDVTEHLPRDPFKGTDPFASDTLFVDMPEVKCCQDSFITAEQSLPETVHCPLQSVGKDRDYGTFNTPINLPLDAQSRCSPERLVRHVSVPTESKSLRSRSNTCPEVETNTSPGQTHDAVQANPSVETVSTAHDKERVYSHSSSEFDSFEADYSTFAAVEEEEDRIQSGSLCGLQKIIAGSYTDFPLSPCDPDPHPDTRDTDKTFGCPCMITVEKSADCCHSELENGEKDLNNPDGSCEVSHGIKSETSDHCSALDAYDYKYGDMFFFTVRLDPGSPELHNPNPVCPEDKDEKKCANQMIWNENSLSPEFNDTDQFKCCATEPENTNQVETEIATDSLCANDSEPCGSLHILTLEDPNACESLIHSEANDPNPAIHILDSSVEDTECGSPLKSTLQDLFASADQLCARENLESSHSAQLDSHCCERLTVSKSELHYFDPFSPISTESADCESEFEEMNAINCHDASRLDSGFHEVDTPTAVHQDPVDTRRYSFALQDPCLETSKESNCEFHNADPFSPKSIDTGIFDSEIENYESDYVMSYCQSFSPQQDYIDLSHSDEKAMTFFNIVSCEVLSDDHSGSEPDDYSFGPLPHNRGSSNDESNERNVRPELSRDKSPSCGETKPILMASNAYSKSVWKTSEANPEMCIATAVDFSVSKPAEDVKNHTVNVSKMSDLADIDYFCSELSKMVSSGSSDSVQQSVTEMLFGSDPNTSSFYPWDFEKQQQSS
- the si:ch73-140j24.4 gene encoding uncharacterized protein si:ch73-140j24.4 isoform X1; translation: MMRFIVDCLRPARTRAAAAQRDSLELQAQVKDSSDNIEIKELKDAVQTEEETLQRVKTLCCETQEDVERLEEKKTQLSDQLKIMENLEKQERKVLQSLQEEQQELEQTIQQYDVKLRAVSESVLQLQMEVDCAKAHSENIHERIAPLQDSFDEILQVKMKLDELVAGFMTDERSVTEIPEEATCENVENDFDRVHQEEIRSEQEIEEVKLERSVDTQCSADNLKSSGSSSFTEITLTEVKEEDVMFRSATSQLESFDMEEEDFEMVQHSQTTNRQFDFFRPNPFTDGDVFGDDHFQKSDVTEHLPRDPFKGTDPFASDTLFVDMPEVKCCQDSFITAEQSLPETVHCPLQSVGKDRDYGTFNTPINLPLDAQSRCSPERLVRHVSVPTESKSLRSRSNTCPEVETNTSPGQTHDAVQANPSVETVSTAHDKERVYSHSSSEFDSFEADYSTFAAVEEEEDRIQSGSLCGLQKIIAGSYTDFPLSPCDPDPHPDTRDTDKTFGCPCMITVEKSADCCHSELENGEKDLNNPDGSCEVSHGIKSETSDHCSALDAYDYKYGDMFFFTVRLDPGSPELHNPNPVCPEDKDEKKCANQMIWNENSLSPEFNDTDQFKCCATEPENTNQVETEIATDSLCANDSEPCGSLHILTLEDPNACESLIHSEANDPNPAIHILDSSVEDTECGSPLKSTLQDLFASADQLCARENLESSHSAQLDSHCCERLTVSKSELHYFDPFSPISTESADCESEFEEMNAINCHDASRLDSGFHEVDTPTAVHQDPVDTRRYSFALQDPCLETSKESNCEFHNADPFSPKSIDTGIFDSEIENYESDYVMSYCQSFSPQQDYIDLSHSDEKAMTFFNIVSCEVLSDDHSGSEPDDYSFGPLPHNRGSSNDESNERNVRPELSRDKSPSCGETKPILMASNAYSKSVWKTSEANPEMCIATAVDFSVSKPAEDVKNHTVNVSKMSDLADIDYFCSELSKMVSSGSSDSVQQSVTEMLFGSDPNTSSFYPWDFEKQQQSS